The genomic region TACTACTACGATGGGCAGCACTTCCGGCCTTTAGTTCTGTTTGGAGAAATAGTCCTTGCTCTTCTGGGTGTCGGGCTTGATGGTGTCGCTTTAGGGCTTTTGTTCGGCAGGGCAGACTACAACAGAGAGAAGTTACTGGGTCAATGTTAAAGGGACATTTATATCCAATCATCCTGTAGCCACCAttttcaaaatctctgcttgccATCATTGAATGGTAATCTGGCAATCTTTACAAACAATGCTGAGCGTCATCCTTCATAATACTAAACGGCTTTGTTACTATGTATCAGTCTCAGGATTGACTATGTAACAATCCCTTTGCAGCAAATCATTGGGTCACTACAGGCATTAAACCTTTAATTATtcacagacagcaagcagaggtgttTCAAATTGCAAGGACCATTAGAAAAATTGTTAAGGTTTCATTGTCCCTCCCCCTAGGAGCAGCCTCAGGGTACGGAGGTCACATACTGAGGGACAGCTTCCAGGATCATCTGCAAATTAATAGGAATTAATCAGCCCTGAACTCAGTCCTCGGACCCCCCCCCTCAGGTAAAGGGGTCCTCTAAGTGGGGGAGGACGTGTAAGGACCAGTCTCATTGTTTATCATTGTTTATCCAGCTGTTCTGCCCGTCCTGTCCTCTGGGGCTCACAGATGACACCCATGGGTGACACCACATTACAGCCCTAACCAAGTCAATAGTCACCCCCTCCCCCAGATTAGGACTTAAAGGGGTGGGGGTTCTGGCTTTATAGAAAAAAATCACAGGGAATGAGAACACCGGCAGTAACCCTGTACAGTTCttagtcactgacagcaagcagagctctgaaATAGGTTTCAGTTTTACACTACAAAAGGATTCCATCAGGCCCCGGCAAGCCACATGCCGAGGACAGGGACGGGCACAGCAGGGGGATCTCATTACAGATGTATGACTGTTACCCCATCAGACTGTCTGTCCACTGCACCGCACACACCCGAATCTGCAAAATCAGAAAGAGATTCTGGCGACTCCAAGATGAAGGCAATCTGTCACCCAATTACCGAGCAGCAGCTACGACAGTCGTGTTATGAGCCGGAGAAACTACTTAGAGGAGATGTTCAAGATAACAAGAACAGCGCCACAGCTGTTTACAGGTCATGTCCGGTACTGCACCTCCACTATATTCTCTTCAAATACCAGGGTGGTGCAGCGACTGGAAGAAGCCAGCATGAGCTACAGAGATCCTAATtagatctgcaacacccctgccaatgtgttggcaagggagtgcttgcgaatgaggCCCTCTATCTGTAGCATCCCTCTagaggagtctgatcaactcactttaaaggaaacctacgacTTTAAAATGGAAGTTataaccctcaaataccttgcaccaggtcagggtgagctgatgccggagcatatcttcattatttgcagaaaccgccgtattcctttttaaactattttattctttatatttcaaCCACGCTTTGGCGCACCACGATATATGCTCGGtgcaccatgcacgcgaccgtaCATGCGTCTGATTaggagctctcgggcacacttgcgcctgcgcaacttcaaaTTTTTATCCTGACCGGCTTCGCACCCGAAGTTGCGTaggcgcgagtgtgcccgagagcttggtgacgtcatcaGCACCTCCTAATCAGGCgcatgcatggtgcgccgagcacatatcatggtgcgccgaagcattcccacaccaagcaccgtgaccacagcgtgcctaggccgcaaccgccagccactccggtattctgggtccgGGCTGCCCCCAGGCCCAAAGAAAAGGCTATGCCCCGGTGGGGTAAATTGCAGATCAACAAGTGAGACTTCCCCCCCCAGTCCGCAGGTCTGGACCCCTTTGACCACTCACCTTCTCCATCCTTGGTCGTGTGCTGGAAGGTCTGGACCAGCCGCATGGTCTCATCCACCGAGCGGCCAACGGGACGATCATTGATGGTGATCTGACGCAGGATTCCTTTATCGTCAATAATGAAGAGGCCTCTGGTAGATGAGACAAGAGAATGGTCAGGAGGTGCAAGCTGCCAgcagggagcggggagaggttATTGCTGTGATAGCCCTTTAAATTAACCCTTTATGACATCCTTTAGGAGACTGGTCCTATACAGTTTCCCAATTTGAGGCCCAGAGCTCCCCCTCCAGTAAATAATCACTACCCCTCTGCAATGGCCACAGAACATCCCTCTCACCTGAACATGAGACCCTCATCCTCCTTGAGGACACCGTAAGCCTTGGCGATTGTGTGCGGGAGGTCAGACACCAGGGGGATCTTCATCTTGCCCAAACCGCCATCAGTGTGGGGAGTGTTGGCCCTTAGAAATGGAGAACATGtgcttgagggcgcgttcacacgttgtgttttggcctgtgttttcattgcgttagaaacgcattacaacagctgaggagaggggatttgcctaattacattactggtaacatttccgtttacaaaacgcatcgtaaatgcgatcataaacagtaatgtaattaggcaaatcgcctctcctcagctctatgcgcaatgaaaacgcaaccaaaacgcaacatgtgaacgcgccctgaaggaCCAGgatcaggtgtagcagagctggtgcTGGGTCACACAGTTGAGCAGTGGTCACCCggcacccccacacatcagctgtGTGATCGCTGCAAAAGCTCGGAGGTGTTCAGTTTCGTTTAGTGAAAGGGGCAGAGATGCCGAACCAAGCGTGGCCACTACACAATGTGCGGCACTGTGTCTTGTAGGATGTAAAGAGGCTGCAGGAATCCAGTAGTCTCTTCATTCAGAGGATTATAGGGGTGCCCGCGTACGGTCTGATCAGATAAGCACTCTCTCGGATAGGGGATCAATATCTCCCGATCACCTCTTTAAGTCACACAAGTGCAGCGCTAGAGCtcactgacaggaagcagagatgtgGACAACAAGGCATTCAGGGGGACACCTACCCGGCCAAGTGACTGAAGTGAGAGTCCACGGATGCCCCAATGACCTCACAGTTCAACTTCTTGAACTCCTCCGCGCGTTCACTGAAGGAGATGATCTCCGTGGGACAGTCGGATGCGAACTTCAGGGGGTAGAATAA from Engystomops pustulosus chromosome 10, aEngPut4.maternal, whole genome shotgun sequence harbors:
- the LOC140103588 gene encoding peroxiredoxin-1-like: MLCSRVKIIMPAVNAKIGVLAPDFTTKALMPDGQFKDLKLSDYRGKYVVLLFYPLKFASDCPTEIISFSERAEEFKKLNCEVIGASVDSHFSHLAGANTPHTDGGLGKMKIPLVSDLPHTIAKAYGVLKEDEGLMFRGLFIIDDKGILRQITINDRPVGRSVDETMRLVQTFQHTTKDGEVCPAEQKP